From a single Cyclobacterium marinum DSM 745 genomic region:
- a CDS encoding Gfo/Idh/MocA family protein, with amino-acid sequence MSKQKPLKFGIIGTGAIAGMHAAAINASEESELIAVLSSTEERAKLAEEKFKVPAYFEIDKFLSTSELDVVCICTHSGNHLEPALASAKAGKHILLEKPIEVSIERADLLIKACEEAGVKLGVIFQNRLKPGYLKLKEAVKSGKIGKLLMGTAAINWYRDPSYYSSSDWKGTKEGDGGAALINQGVHTIDLLLDIMGDADTVYGQVRTMVHKIEGEDLASAIVNFKSGALGTITGGTSLYPGNPERLEIYGENGNIILEGGKIIAWNIKGEEDKLIPGSDIGGSGASDPMAIDFKLHQVQIEDMVEAIRKDTNPVVTGQDAKRSLALILGVYASSAENKKVSL; translated from the coding sequence ATGTCTAAACAAAAGCCATTGAAGTTTGGAATTATAGGAACAGGAGCAATAGCCGGAATGCATGCGGCAGCCATCAATGCCAGTGAAGAAAGTGAGCTTATTGCTGTTTTAAGTTCAACCGAAGAAAGAGCAAAGTTGGCTGAGGAAAAGTTTAAAGTTCCTGCCTACTTTGAAATAGATAAATTTTTAAGTACTAGTGAATTGGATGTAGTTTGTATCTGCACTCATAGTGGTAACCACCTAGAGCCTGCACTTGCTTCAGCAAAAGCAGGTAAACATATATTGTTGGAGAAACCTATTGAGGTAAGTATTGAAAGAGCCGATTTACTGATTAAAGCTTGTGAAGAGGCAGGGGTGAAATTAGGAGTCATCTTTCAAAATCGACTTAAACCGGGCTATCTAAAGTTAAAAGAAGCTGTGAAGTCAGGGAAAATAGGGAAATTATTAATGGGTACAGCAGCTATTAACTGGTACAGAGATCCGTCCTATTATAGCTCAAGTGATTGGAAAGGTACAAAAGAGGGTGATGGAGGAGCAGCATTAATCAATCAGGGTGTGCATACCATTGATTTGCTTTTGGATATTATGGGAGATGCTGATACTGTTTATGGACAAGTTAGAACCATGGTTCATAAGATTGAAGGAGAGGACCTAGCTTCGGCAATTGTGAATTTCAAAAGTGGTGCACTCGGAACAATTACCGGTGGTACTTCACTTTACCCGGGGAATCCTGAAAGGTTGGAGATTTATGGTGAGAATGGAAACATAATATTAGAAGGAGGAAAAATTATCGCTTGGAATATTAAAGGTGAGGAAGATAAGTTGATTCCCGGTTCGGATATTGGAGGAAGTGGTGCTTCAGACCCTATGGCCATAGATTTTAAGCTACACCAAGTGCAGATTGAAGACATGGTAGAGGCCATTAGAAAAGATACTAATCCGGTGGTAACCGGGCAAGATGCCAAAAGATCACTCGCCTTAATTTTAGGGGTGTATGCATCCTCAGCAGAAAATAAGAAAGTAAGTTTGTAA
- a CDS encoding Gfo/Idh/MocA family protein: MKRFNSSNVRWGVIGAGSVCEKKSAPAMNKVTDSSVVAVMRRNAEKAKDYAERHGIPKWYADADELINDPEVNAVYIATPPNSHLELTKKAVEAGKPVYVEKPMARNHAECLEMIKVCEDAGLPLYVAYYRRTLPNFLKVKSLIEEGAIGDPRYVHITINQSKHPDVIKDESNWRIDPEVAGGGYFYDLGSHQLDYLDFLFGPMKEVNGVAANQSGDYPAEDIVLGNITFENGVLGSGNWCFTTGETSQKDEIVIIGNKGEIRFPCFWGTSVTLKKDGKPDEVFEFEMPENIQFYLIQSIVNELLEKGGNCPSTGVSAARTNWAMEQMTKNFN; this comes from the coding sequence ATGAAGAGATTTAACTCAAGTAATGTACGTTGGGGAGTGATTGGAGCAGGGAGTGTATGTGAGAAAAAAAGTGCCCCTGCAATGAATAAAGTAACTGATTCATCAGTAGTTGCCGTGATGCGTAGGAATGCTGAAAAGGCTAAAGATTACGCAGAGAGGCATGGAATACCAAAATGGTATGCAGATGCAGATGAATTAATCAACGACCCGGAGGTAAATGCAGTATATATTGCTACTCCTCCCAATTCCCACTTGGAACTAACAAAAAAAGCTGTTGAGGCTGGAAAGCCTGTGTATGTTGAAAAGCCAATGGCTAGAAATCATGCTGAGTGTTTAGAAATGATAAAAGTTTGTGAGGATGCGGGCCTGCCATTGTATGTTGCTTATTATCGCCGGACCCTCCCCAATTTCTTGAAAGTTAAAAGTCTAATTGAAGAAGGGGCTATTGGTGATCCAAGGTATGTACATATTACAATTAATCAATCCAAGCACCCAGATGTAATCAAAGATGAATCCAATTGGAGAATAGATCCGGAAGTAGCAGGAGGCGGTTATTTTTATGATTTGGGCTCCCATCAATTGGATTACTTGGACTTCCTTTTTGGCCCGATGAAAGAGGTTAATGGGGTGGCAGCAAACCAATCAGGAGATTATCCTGCTGAAGATATTGTATTGGGAAATATTACTTTTGAAAACGGTGTATTAGGAAGTGGTAATTGGTGTTTTACTACTGGTGAAACTTCACAAAAAGATGAAATCGTCATTATTGGGAATAAGGGAGAAATTAGATTTCCTTGTTTTTGGGGTACTTCGGTCACACTAAAAAAAGATGGAAAGCCCGATGAGGTTTTTGAATTTGAAATGCCCGAAAATATCCAATTTTATTTAATACAGTCCATTGTAAATGAGTTGCTTGAAAAGGGAGGAAATTGCCCAAGTACCGGAGTTTCTGCTGCAAGGACCAACTGGGCTATGGAACAAATGACTAAAAATTTTAATTGA
- a CDS encoding Gfo/Idh/MocA family protein translates to MTKIERRSFIKGAAAVSAITILKPSMVFGTKANSAVQLGIIGCGNRGTSVITAMSKHTNVNIMAMADLFDDQLKVAKEKLDGLNKDKGFGEIDPKNIYQGSKAYMELLNNNEVEAVLISSPAYTHPEFVEAAIAAGKHIYCEKPVAIDVAGVKRIEKAGSTINGKLSMVVGFQIRHATAYQEMVKRVQEGAIGDVVTAQLYYLASGLPLKPIDNMSKSEAMIRNQFHFRSLSGGILLDQGIHMLDVCSWALQRKPIMAMGSGGRDHNDTFGDAWNNYQVIYKYPDNIRVSFHSTQLGPTFGDVCARFIGSKGIATAHYSGGVFIDGEQAWDSGVIRHESANDDRSQRAAGVFTSSLHDSNENKVKSFIGSINSGKFLNESASGATSTYTAILGRMAAEKGEPVSWEAMQNSNESIDPNLNLPQFG, encoded by the coding sequence ATGACGAAAATAGAAAGAAGGTCTTTTATTAAAGGCGCGGCAGCAGTATCTGCCATTACAATTTTGAAACCAAGTATGGTTTTTGGCACAAAAGCCAATTCAGCAGTTCAGCTTGGTATAATCGGTTGTGGAAATAGAGGGACATCTGTAATCACTGCGATGTCAAAACATACAAATGTTAATATCATGGCGATGGCTGATCTGTTTGATGACCAGCTTAAAGTGGCCAAAGAAAAACTGGACGGACTAAATAAGGACAAGGGATTTGGGGAAATTGATCCAAAAAACATTTACCAAGGGTCGAAAGCTTATATGGAGCTTTTAAACAATAATGAGGTGGAAGCGGTATTAATCTCGTCACCAGCCTATACCCATCCTGAATTTGTAGAAGCTGCTATTGCAGCAGGAAAACACATTTACTGTGAAAAACCTGTAGCTATAGATGTAGCAGGGGTAAAGCGAATAGAGAAAGCTGGAAGTACCATTAACGGGAAATTGAGTATGGTCGTGGGTTTCCAAATCCGACATGCCACTGCCTACCAAGAGATGGTTAAGAGAGTCCAGGAGGGGGCTATAGGAGATGTGGTAACGGCTCAATTGTATTACCTTGCTTCAGGACTTCCACTTAAACCTATAGACAATATGTCTAAATCAGAGGCAATGATTCGTAACCAGTTTCATTTTAGATCCCTGTCTGGAGGGATTCTATTGGACCAAGGAATCCATATGCTTGATGTTTGTAGTTGGGCCTTGCAAAGAAAACCTATTATGGCCATGGGTTCTGGAGGTAGAGATCACAACGATACTTTTGGTGATGCTTGGAACAATTATCAAGTGATTTATAAATATCCAGACAATATCAGGGTGAGTTTTCATTCAACGCAGTTGGGACCTACTTTTGGAGATGTTTGCGCTCGTTTTATTGGTAGCAAAGGAATAGCAACGGCCCATTATAGCGGAGGTGTATTTATAGATGGAGAGCAGGCTTGGGATTCTGGAGTGATTCGACATGAAAGTGCCAACGATGATCGAAGCCAACGTGCGGCTGGAGTTTTTACTTCCTCTTTGCATGATTCCAATGAAAATAAAGTCAAAAGTTTCATAGGAAGTATAAATTCAGGTAAATTCTTAAATGAATCAGCCTCAGGTGCGACTTCTACCTATACTGCAATTTTGGGTAGGATGGCAGCTGAAAAAGGTGAGCCTGTTTCTTGGGAAGCTATGCAAAACTCCAATGAAAGTATTGATCCAAATCTAAATTTGCCTCAATTTGGTTGA
- a CDS encoding heparinase II/III family protein translates to MNSFLLSLKIFAFSLLLGNNSFAQPTEVTSDLVYPTTFIHPGILQNQADLDYMKSQILKGEEPWKTAFENLQKEANFNFKVQAFTHVVRGSYGRQGQGHKELSASAKEAYRQALLWYVKGEASHAEKAIQIINAWSERLWDFDDNDAKLIAALTGQHFLNAAEILKHSNSGWAPEEIQKFEQLMLTVFYPYIRDFFTEANGNWDAAMINTMLGIGIFTDRPDIFKRAVDRYFWGPNNGGITKYIYPNGQIQETTRDWPHVQLGLGEFAKAAQIAWTQGVDLYGVADNRLALGFEYTAKYMLGEEVPVYGDISTRGRGEFRDIYESVFSHYTNVKKIAMPYTKEAVALTRTNSTWGFLVAQRAPVQLSAIPENVSGPLENAREQTGARKSLNQLNEDEFIKVKPGQSIQKAIDNGSKTGKKILLEKGQHLLKESLKLPSNIHLEGFGLATILLLEEKVSGLTVGNLNPVAENITLKNFVIEGRESAQPEYDPNQGRRTRARQSAPRREGLVLAADLINQIRNIHLENLTVRNFTKNGVSLRGAQRVTIVNCDFSDNGSNVVPGKGLHHNLHLFQSSNVNISKSRFSNSPWGSGIMASLCENIKIVNNESSRNKRDGIQVNESHSVEIKYNLLEGNDRNGLHFENLFKGNSQLTIAQNTIRTNGAMGVNSPDNQTQQRNYNFIQHNKIHASTSLPNDHFLSKWKKVSEKLNLPQEVQVNGANPLLAARYLLEYFRHRKGLAHPSDNNNYNEIPSSKDYTYAENAIKHVMVGQPAYPSFFVGRDINWESQPVKDKEWVWQLNRMVFWQSMGKVYKDQGDEKYAREWNKQLIDWVIKNPRDDRHQLAWRSIEAGIRGNRWTHLFNYFLHSPNFSPEALVFYLSSIFDHADYLMTKYSSGSNWALMEAEGMAFIAMTFPEFKDSDLWLTEAIKRFNNEIHEQVYPDGHQRELAFGYHMGSISWFLRTYELAQMNNKADLFSEDYLKMIEKMTEVPMKLAFPNGTTPQFGDAWTGEPGQYYNKLETWAKLFDREDFLYVATEGKKGIKPIQTAYAFPQSGLYSVRSSWDPEAIAMVIKCGPNGGGHSQPDNNTFSLYAGGRNLTPDSGSFIYSGDPEGRAWFRQSKVHQTLTLDGKNINYAPKLLLWKPGEKHDILVVENQNYEGMAHRRAVIFYNKSFFILVDEAIGNEKGLLDLNFQLAPGKVSIDKENLAVQTLFEEGYNLSIKAHEMSKLDLERQEGQVSFVYTVKEPRPAFSFSKEWDGKKNGMRFITSLVPFQGKTPPQLDIKLGSKTKIGSNKVTLEIFINGEKETLSYHF, encoded by the coding sequence ATGAATTCATTCCTCTTGTCTCTGAAAATTTTTGCTTTTTCATTATTGTTAGGGAACAACAGTTTTGCTCAACCTACTGAGGTCACATCTGACTTGGTTTATCCAACTACTTTTATTCACCCGGGAATCTTACAGAACCAAGCAGATTTGGATTATATGAAATCACAAATCCTTAAAGGAGAAGAACCTTGGAAAACAGCCTTTGAAAATCTTCAAAAAGAGGCAAATTTCAATTTTAAAGTACAAGCGTTCACCCATGTTGTAAGAGGTTCTTATGGACGCCAAGGGCAAGGGCATAAGGAGCTTTCAGCAAGCGCAAAAGAGGCATATAGGCAAGCCTTACTTTGGTATGTGAAAGGTGAAGCGTCTCATGCGGAAAAAGCCATTCAAATCATTAATGCTTGGTCTGAGCGATTATGGGACTTCGATGACAACGATGCGAAACTAATAGCAGCACTAACCGGTCAACACTTCTTAAACGCTGCAGAGATTTTAAAGCATAGCAATTCGGGTTGGGCTCCGGAAGAAATTCAAAAATTTGAACAATTAATGCTTACCGTATTTTATCCTTATATCAGGGACTTTTTCACAGAGGCCAACGGAAACTGGGATGCTGCCATGATCAATACCATGTTAGGAATAGGTATTTTCACAGACCGACCAGATATATTTAAAAGGGCCGTCGATCGTTATTTCTGGGGACCTAATAATGGCGGTATTACCAAATACATATACCCCAATGGCCAAATTCAAGAAACAACCAGAGACTGGCCCCATGTTCAATTGGGTTTAGGTGAGTTTGCAAAAGCAGCACAAATTGCATGGACCCAAGGGGTAGATTTATATGGAGTGGCGGATAACCGACTAGCTCTGGGTTTTGAATATACAGCAAAGTATATGCTTGGTGAGGAAGTACCTGTTTACGGAGACATTTCTACGAGAGGAAGAGGTGAATTCAGAGACATTTATGAGTCCGTTTTTTCGCATTACACCAACGTGAAAAAAATAGCCATGCCTTATACCAAAGAAGCCGTTGCTTTAACACGGACAAACTCTACTTGGGGATTTTTAGTAGCTCAAAGAGCGCCGGTTCAACTATCAGCAATACCCGAAAATGTAAGTGGTCCTTTGGAAAATGCCCGAGAACAAACTGGTGCAAGGAAAAGTCTAAATCAATTGAATGAAGATGAATTCATAAAGGTAAAACCAGGACAATCCATTCAGAAGGCTATTGATAATGGAAGCAAAACTGGGAAAAAGATCTTACTCGAAAAAGGCCAACATCTTTTAAAGGAATCCTTAAAATTACCGAGCAACATCCATTTGGAAGGCTTCGGTTTAGCAACCATTCTTTTACTTGAAGAGAAAGTAAGTGGCCTTACCGTGGGTAACCTAAACCCTGTGGCTGAAAACATTACATTGAAGAATTTTGTAATTGAAGGGAGGGAAAGTGCCCAACCAGAATATGACCCTAACCAGGGAAGAAGGACGCGAGCCAGGCAATCAGCTCCTCGAAGAGAAGGCCTGGTTTTGGCTGCTGATTTAATAAACCAAATCCGAAACATTCACCTTGAAAACCTAACGGTAAGAAACTTCACCAAAAATGGTGTATCACTCCGCGGAGCTCAAAGAGTAACTATCGTTAATTGTGATTTTAGCGATAATGGTTCTAATGTCGTTCCGGGTAAAGGACTTCATCATAACTTGCATCTTTTTCAATCGAGCAATGTCAATATTTCCAAAAGCCGATTTAGTAATTCACCTTGGGGCTCAGGTATTATGGCGAGCCTTTGTGAAAACATCAAAATCGTCAACAACGAAAGTAGCCGTAACAAACGCGATGGAATCCAAGTTAATGAATCTCATTCTGTGGAAATTAAATACAACCTCTTGGAAGGCAATGACCGCAACGGTTTGCACTTCGAAAATCTTTTTAAGGGAAATAGTCAATTAACCATCGCTCAAAATACCATTCGAACAAATGGGGCAATGGGAGTCAATTCTCCTGATAACCAAACACAACAGAGAAATTATAATTTTATTCAACACAATAAAATCCATGCTTCTACCTCCCTTCCGAATGACCATTTTCTGAGCAAATGGAAGAAGGTCTCAGAAAAACTGAACCTTCCTCAAGAAGTACAAGTCAATGGTGCAAACCCTTTATTAGCTGCTAGGTATTTACTGGAATATTTTAGGCATAGAAAAGGGTTAGCTCATCCTTCAGACAACAACAATTATAATGAAATTCCTTCTTCCAAGGATTATACCTATGCCGAAAATGCTATAAAACATGTGATGGTAGGTCAACCTGCCTATCCCTCCTTTTTCGTAGGTAGGGATATCAATTGGGAAAGCCAACCGGTAAAAGATAAAGAATGGGTATGGCAACTTAACAGAATGGTGTTTTGGCAAAGTATGGGAAAAGTATACAAAGACCAGGGAGATGAAAAGTATGCCAGGGAATGGAACAAACAACTTATAGACTGGGTAATTAAAAATCCAAGAGACGATAGGCATCAACTGGCTTGGCGGTCTATAGAAGCCGGTATTAGGGGAAACAGATGGACTCATCTATTCAATTATTTTCTTCATTCTCCAAATTTCAGTCCTGAGGCACTGGTATTTTACCTCAGCAGCATATTTGATCATGCTGACTACTTAATGACCAAATATAGTTCAGGTAGCAATTGGGCTTTGATGGAGGCTGAAGGAATGGCTTTTATCGCCATGACATTCCCTGAATTTAAAGATTCAGACTTATGGCTAACAGAAGCGATTAAACGTTTTAACAACGAGATTCATGAACAGGTATATCCTGATGGTCACCAAAGGGAATTGGCATTCGGATATCATATGGGAAGCATCAGTTGGTTTTTAAGAACCTATGAGTTGGCCCAAATGAATAATAAAGCTGATCTTTTTTCTGAAGATTACTTGAAAATGATTGAGAAAATGACTGAAGTGCCAATGAAGCTTGCATTTCCGAATGGTACCACCCCTCAATTTGGAGATGCATGGACTGGAGAGCCCGGCCAATATTACAATAAATTGGAAACTTGGGCAAAACTCTTTGACAGAGAAGATTTCCTTTATGTGGCAACAGAAGGAAAAAAAGGAATTAAACCCATTCAGACAGCTTATGCCTTCCCCCAGAGTGGTTTGTATTCCGTTCGAAGCTCTTGGGACCCTGAAGCCATAGCCATGGTAATAAAGTGTGGACCCAATGGAGGTGGTCATAGCCAACCTGACAACAATACCTTCTCTCTATATGCCGGAGGGAGAAATTTAACGCCTGATTCAGGGAGTTTTATTTATAGTGGTGATCCTGAAGGAAGAGCTTGGTTCAGGCAAAGCAAAGTACATCAAACCTTAACTTTGGACGGGAAAAATATAAATTATGCCCCCAAATTATTACTATGGAAACCCGGAGAAAAACACGATATTTTAGTAGTAGAAAACCAAAATTATGAGGGAATGGCCCACCGTAGAGCTGTAATTTTCTACAACAAATCATTTTTTATTCTAGTGGATGAGGCCATTGGAAATGAGAAAGGTTTACTCGATTTAAATTTTCAACTCGCCCCCGGTAAGGTATCAATTGACAAAGAAAACCTTGCGGTCCAAACTTTATTTGAAGAGGGTTATAACCTTTCTATTAAAGCCCATGAAATGTCAAAACTGGACTTGGAAAGGCAAGAAGGACAAGTTTCTTTTGTTTACACAGTTAAAGAGCCTCGTCCGGCATTTTCATTTAGTAAAGAATGGGATGGTAAAAAAAATGGAATGCGATTTATTACGAGCTTGGTGCCTTTTCAAGGGAAAACACCTCCTCAACTAGATATTAAATTGGGATCAAAGACAAAAATTGGTAGTAATAAGGTAACGTTAGAAATATTTATAAATGGAGAAAAAGAAACCCTTAGCTACCACTTCTAA
- a CDS encoding RagB/SusD family nutrient uptake outer membrane protein, with product MKSIIKYILGLAVFSTCISCADLTENMITDTVADVQFSTAEGLDEALVGAYVPLRWYYGREPGLLMNLFGTDMFMEGQSYNSEWDNYGPGLNPSTVLSPSGDVLVWEHFYAGINYANTVISRADGIEGMNETTKLEKIAEAKFLRAHYYFVLVQHFGPIHLTLEETTGVELEAYRTSEEEVYAAIIADLEYGMEHLPLEQVQYGRPTYDAATNHLAKVYLTIGNWEKASELAIQVIEGGRHRLLDNYADVFDPFNQRHEEVIWSVQWGDDTEVNNPGNELQRFLGPRQWLLPGLIGDDMYHVGIARFWPTDFTLTTLFGNDYRNEGLHIRNDSRYSVTFKEAWLYNDEPNVPEGFSIGDTAAWFTNDPIRREFTQEQIDAAPYTLVIIEDRNDVYSPTVQKHRYPYLRNNGRDYMYMRLGETYLIAAEALMMQGKLDEATYYFNILRKRAEFPGGEEIPLITPDELDIDMILDERGRELAGELHRWPDLKRTGKLVERVKMYNPNGAANIKEYHNLRPIPQSQIDRTKNEFPQNDGY from the coding sequence ATGAAATCAATAATAAAATATATACTTGGATTGGCTGTCTTCAGTACTTGCATAAGTTGTGCTGACTTGACAGAAAATATGATTACAGATACTGTTGCTGATGTTCAATTTTCGACAGCAGAAGGATTAGATGAAGCTTTGGTTGGAGCATATGTGCCTTTAAGGTGGTATTATGGACGTGAACCCGGACTATTAATGAACCTTTTTGGAACGGATATGTTCATGGAAGGGCAAAGTTATAACTCAGAGTGGGATAATTATGGACCGGGTTTAAATCCCTCTACAGTACTTTCTCCTTCAGGTGATGTGTTGGTTTGGGAGCATTTCTATGCAGGTATCAACTATGCCAACACAGTAATATCCAGAGCAGATGGAATAGAAGGGATGAATGAAACGACTAAATTGGAAAAAATAGCTGAGGCAAAATTTTTACGTGCTCACTATTATTTTGTTTTAGTACAACATTTTGGCCCCATTCATTTAACCTTAGAGGAAACAACAGGAGTAGAATTGGAAGCCTACAGAACCTCAGAAGAAGAAGTGTATGCAGCCATTATTGCGGATTTGGAATATGGAATGGAGCACCTTCCTTTAGAACAAGTACAGTATGGTAGACCTACCTATGATGCAGCTACCAATCATTTGGCTAAAGTTTACCTTACCATAGGTAATTGGGAGAAAGCATCTGAGTTAGCAATTCAGGTAATTGAAGGTGGAAGACATCGATTGTTGGACAACTACGCTGATGTATTCGATCCTTTTAATCAAAGACATGAGGAAGTGATTTGGTCGGTACAATGGGGTGATGACACAGAGGTAAACAATCCGGGAAATGAGCTTCAAAGGTTCTTGGGTCCAAGACAATGGTTACTTCCAGGTTTAATAGGTGATGATATGTACCATGTTGGGATTGCCCGATTCTGGCCAACTGATTTTACCTTGACCACCTTATTTGGAAATGATTACAGGAATGAAGGCTTGCATATCAGAAATGATTCTCGTTATAGTGTGACTTTCAAGGAAGCTTGGCTATACAATGATGAGCCTAATGTTCCTGAAGGATTTTCTATAGGCGACACTGCGGCTTGGTTTACCAATGACCCTATTCGAAGGGAATTTACCCAAGAACAAATTGATGCAGCTCCTTATACTTTGGTAATTATTGAAGATAGGAATGACGTTTATTCTCCAACTGTTCAAAAACACCGTTACCCTTATCTACGAAACAATGGTAGAGATTATATGTACATGCGTTTGGGTGAAACTTACTTAATCGCAGCTGAGGCTTTGATGATGCAGGGCAAGCTGGATGAAGCCACCTACTATTTCAATATTTTGAGAAAAAGAGCGGAATTTCCGGGTGGGGAAGAAATTCCTTTGATCACTCCTGATGAATTGGATATTGATATGATTCTTGATGAAAGAGGAAGAGAACTCGCCGGAGAATTGCATAGATGGCCTGATTTGAAAAGAACAGGAAAACTTGTAGAAAGGGTTAAAATGTACAATCCAAATGGAGCGGCTAATATCAAAGAGTACCATAATCTACGACCAATTCCTCAAAGTCAAATTGACAGGACAAAAAATGAATTCCCTCAAAATGATGGATATTAA